From Bacteroidales bacterium, one genomic window encodes:
- a CDS encoding LrgB family protein encodes MEYLENKYFLIFVTFGVFFIAKLIQKKTGYILLNPILLTIAVLIAFLKLTGISYETYSEGGDLIEFWLKPAIVALGVPLYLQLRQIKKQLVPILLSQLAGCIVGIVSVVLIAHLLGASREVVLSLAPKSVTTPIAMEVSSAIGGIPPLTAAVVVCVGIFGGMIGFKLMKLLKINQPISQGLSMGTAAHALGTSTAMEISSKYGAYAGLGLILNGILTALLTPTILELLGFLPA; translated from the coding sequence ATGGAATATCTTGAAAATAAATACTTTTTAATATTTGTGACATTCGGTGTTTTCTTCATTGCAAAACTGATACAGAAGAAAACCGGATATATATTGTTGAATCCGATTTTGCTTACAATAGCCGTATTGATAGCGTTTCTTAAACTAACGGGAATCAGTTACGAAACATATAGTGAAGGAGGGGATCTGATAGAATTCTGGCTGAAACCTGCCATCGTGGCACTTGGAGTTCCTTTATATCTTCAGCTTCGGCAAATAAAGAAACAACTCGTACCTATTCTTCTTTCCCAATTAGCCGGGTGTATTGTCGGAATCGTATCGGTAGTACTTATTGCTCATTTATTAGGAGCAAGCCGGGAAGTCGTATTGTCTTTGGCCCCAAAGTCGGTAACTACGCCTATTGCCATGGAGGTATCCAGCGCAATAGGTGGTATTCCACCGCTTACTGCGGCTGTTGTCGTATGCGTAGGAATATTTGGTGGTATGATCGGATTTAAACTGATGAAGTTATTAAAAATTAACCAACCTATCTCACAGGGGTTATCTATGGGTACTGCAGCACATGCTTTGGGGACATCTACAGCAATGGAAATCAGTAGTAAATACGGAGCATATGCCGGATTAGGGCTTATCCTGAATGGTATATTAACAGCGCTTCTTACTCCAACGATCCTTGAATTATTGGGCTTTTTACCAGCTTAA
- a CDS encoding alpha-L-fucosidase codes for NTLEEVNGNDWDCVMTIPENQWGYHRDWSLTYVKTPYDLIEMTVKANSLDGNFVINFGPDGQGNIRSEETSIAKGVGDWMALNGEAVYGVHHSALEKQDWGYSTQKGDNIYLTVFNKPMNNKIKVKVPKSKQKDMIFVIEEAGFLVSKQKAVITDGGRDKFGSYYYDILLPDKTVQKLKDPFVIKIKLKEVDKGDKGNYQQAIT; via the coding sequence GAATACGCTGGAAGAAGTCAACGGAAACGATTGGGACTGTGTGATGACTATTCCGGAAAACCAGTGGGGTTATCATCGTGACTGGTCTTTAACTTACGTAAAAACTCCGTATGACTTGATTGAGATGACGGTAAAAGCCAACTCTCTTGACGGGAATTTTGTGATTAATTTCGGTCCTGACGGACAAGGTAACATCCGCTCTGAGGAAACAAGTATTGCAAAAGGGGTAGGAGACTGGATGGCGCTGAACGGGGAGGCCGTATATGGTGTACATCATTCTGCCCTGGAGAAACAGGATTGGGGTTACAGTACTCAAAAAGGTGACAATATTTACCTTACGGTGTTCAATAAGCCGATGAACAATAAAATAAAGGTAAAGGTGCCGAAAAGCAAGCAAAAGGATATGATCTTTGTAATTGAGGAAGCCGGATTCCTTGTGTCAAAGCAGAAAGCAGTGATTACTGACGGAGGAAGGGATAAGTTCGGTTCTTATTATTATGATATTCTTTTACCGGATAAAACGGTTCAGAAACTAAAAGATCCTTTCGTGATTAAAATAAAACTGAAGGAAGTGGATAAGGGAGATAAAGGGAATTATCAGCAGGCCATCACTTAG
- a CDS encoding CidA/LrgA family protein produces MIRQCAILFGCLALGELIVYFTGIKLPSSIIGMLLLTLFLELGWIKLQWVQGVADFLAANLSFFFIPPGIAVMLYFDLIAAEILPITIAILVSTILVLLVTGWVHQVARKKKKRNGIS; encoded by the coding sequence ATGATACGTCAATGCGCCATATTATTTGGCTGTTTAGCATTGGGTGAATTAATCGTCTATTTCACTGGAATCAAACTACCTTCCAGTATTATCGGGATGTTACTCCTCACCCTTTTTCTAGAGTTAGGTTGGATAAAGTTGCAATGGGTCCAGGGCGTGGCTGATTTTTTGGCGGCTAATCTGAGTTTTTTCTTTATACCGCCGGGTATTGCGGTGATGCTGTATTTTGATTTAATAGCGGCAGAGATACTTCCCATTACCATAGCTATTCTGGTAAGTACCATACTTGTATTACTCGTAACCGGATGGGTGCATCAGGTGGCCCGGAAAAAGAAGAAAAGAAATGGAATATCTTGA